From a region of the Oryza sativa Japonica Group chromosome 6, ASM3414082v1 genome:
- the LOC4340943 gene encoding cellulose synthase-like protein D5, with product MSVDYANYTVLMPPTPDNQPSGGAPPAAPSAGGARPGDLPLPPYGSSSSSRLVNRRGGGDDGAKMDRRLSTARVPAPSSNKSLLVRSQTGDFDHNRWLFETKGTYGIGNAYWPQDNVYGDDGGGGAVKMEDLVEKPWKPLSRKVPIPPGILSPYRLLVLVRFVALFLFLVWRVTNPNMDALWLWGISIVCEFWFAFSWLLDQMPKLNPINRAADLAALKEKFESPSPTNPTGRSDLPGLDVFISTADPYKEPTLVTANTLLSILATEYPVEKLFVYISDDGGALLTFESMAEACAFAKVWVPFCRKHSIEPRNPDSYFTQKGDPTKGKKRPDFVKDRRWIKREYDEFKIRVNSLPDLIRRRANALNARERKLARDKQAAGDADALASVKAATWMADGTHWPGTWLDPSPDHAKGDHASIVQVMIKNPHHDVVYGEAGDHPYLDMTDVDMRIPMFAYLSREKRAGYDHNKKAGAMNAMVRASAILSNGPFMLNFDCDHYIYNCQAIREAMCYMLDRGGDRICYIQFPQRFEGIDPSDRYANHNTVFFDGNMRALDGLQGPMYVGTGCLFRRYAIYGFNPPRAIEYRGTYGQTKVPIDPRQGSEAMPGAGGGRSGGGSVGGDHELQALSTAHPDHEAPQKFGKSKMFIESIAVAEYQGRPLQDHPSVLNGRPPGALLMPRPPLDAATVAESVSVISCWYEDNTEWGQRVGWIYGSVTEDVVTGYRMHNRGWRSVYCITRRDAFRGTAPINLTDRLHQVLRWATGSVEIFFSKNNAVLASRRLKFLQRMAYLNVGIYPFTSLFLIMYCLLPALSLFSGQFIVATLDPTFLSYLLLITITLMLLCLLEVKWSGIGLEEWWRNEQFWVIGGTSAHLAAVLQGLLKVVAGIEISFTLTAKAAAEDDDDPFAELYLIKWTSLFIPPLAVIGINIIALVVGVSRTVYAEIPQYSKLLGGGFFSFWVLAHYYPFAKGLMGRRGRTPTIVYVWAGLISITVSLLWITISPPDDSVAQGGIDV from the coding sequence ATGTCGGTCGACTACGCCAACTACACCGTCCTCATGCCGCCCACCCCGGACAACCAGCCGTCCGGGGGTGCCCCGCCCGCGGCGCCGTCCGCCGGTGGCGCTAGGCCGGGCGATCTGCCGCTCCCGCCCTAtggctcgtcgtcctcctccaggCTCGTCAaccggcgcggtggcggcgacgacggcgccaagATGGACCGGCGGCTGTCGACGGCGCGCGTCCCGGCGCCGTCCAGCAACAAGTCGCTGCTGGTGCGCAGCCAGACCGGTGACTTCGACCACAACCGGTGGCTGTTCGAGACCAAGGGCACGTACGGCATCGGGAACGCCTACTGGCCCCAGGACAACGtgtacggcgacgacggcggcggcggcgccgtcaaGATGGAGGACCTCGTCGAGAAGCCGTGGAAGCCGCTGAGCCGCAAGGTGCCCATCCCTCCGGGCATCCTCAGCCCCTACAGGCTGCTGGTGTTGGTGCGGTTCGTGGCGCTCTTCCTCTTCTTGGTGTGGCGCGTCACCAACCCTAACATGGACGCGCTCTGGCTGTGGGGGATCTCCATCGTGTGCGAGTTTTGGTTCGCCTTCTCCTGGCTGCTCGACCAGATGCCCAAGCTGAACCCGATCAaccgcgccgccgacctcgccgcgctCAAGGAGAAGTtcgagtcgccgtcgccgacgaacCCGACGGGGCGCTCCGACCTGCCGGGGCTTGACGTCTTCATCTCCACCGCCGACCCCTACAAGGAGCCGACGCTGGTGACGGCCAACACGCTCCTCTCCATCCTCGCCACCGAGTACCCCGTGGAGAAGCTGTTCGTCTACAtctccgacgacggcggcgcgctgcTGACCTTCGAGTCCATGGCGGAGGCGTGCGCGTTCGCCAAGGTGTGGGTGCCCTTCTGCCGCAAGCACAGCATCGAGCCGCGCAACCCGGATTCCTACTTCACGCAGAAGGGCGACCCGACCAAGGGCAAGAAGCGGCCGGACTTCGTCAAGGACCGCCGCTGGATCAAGCGCGAGTACGACGAGTTCAAGATCCGCGTGAACAGCCTCCCCGACctcatccgccgccgcgccaacgcCCTGAACGCCCGCGAGCGCAAGCTGGCGCGCGACAAgcaggccgccggcgacgccgacgcaCTCGCCTCCGTGAAGGCCGCCACCTGGATGGCCGACGGCACGCACTGGCCGGGCACCTGGCTGGACCCGTCCCCCGACCACGCCAAGGGCGACCACGCCAGCATCGTGCAGGTGATGATCAAGAACCCGCACCACGACGTGGTgtacggcgaggccggcgaccacCCGTACCTGGACATGACCGACGTGGACATGCGCATCCCGATGTTCGCCTACCTGTCGCGGGAGAAGCGCGCCGGGTACGACCACAACAAGAAGGCCGGCGCCATGAACGCCATGGTGCGCGCGTCGGCGATCCTCTCCAATGGCCCCTTCATGCTCAACTTCGACTGCGACCACTACATCTACAACTGCCAGGCCATCCGCGAGGCCATGTGCTACATGCTcgaccgcggcggcgaccgcaTCTGCTACATCCAGTTCCCGCAGCGGTTCGAGGGGATCGACCCCTCCGACCGCTACGCCAACCACAACACCGTCTTCTTCGACGGCAACATGCGCGCGCTCGACGGCCTCCAGGGCCCCATGTACGTCGGCACGGGCTGCCTCTTCCGCCGCTACGCCATCTACGGCTTCAacccgccgcgcgccatcgAGTACCGCGGCACCTACGGCCAGACCAAGGTGCCCATCGACCCGCGACAAGGCAGCGAAGCCAtgcccggcgccggcggcggccgcagcggcggcggcagcgtgggcGGCGACCACGAGCTGCAGGCGCTGTCGACGGCGCACCCGGACCACGAGGCGCCGCAGAAGTTCGGCAAGTCCAAGATGTTCATCGAGTCCATCGCGGTGGCCGAGTACCAGGGGCGGCCGCTGCAGGACCACCCGTCCGTCCTGAACGGTCGCCCCCCCGGCGCGCTGCTGATGCCGCGGCCGCCTCTGgacgcggcgacggtggcggagtCGGTGTCGGTGATCTCGTGCTGGTACGAGGACAACACGGAGTGGGGGCAGCGCGTGGGGTGGATCTACGGGTCGGTGACGGAGGACGTGGTGACCGGGTACCGGATGCACAACCGCGGGTGGCGGTCGGTGTACTGCATCACCCGGCGCGACGCGTTCCGCGGGACGGCGCCGATCAACCTGACGGACAGGCTGCACCAGGTGCTCCGGTGGGCGACGGGGTCGGTGGAGATCTTCTTCTCCAAGAACAACGCGGTGCTGGCGTCCAGGCGGCTCAAGTTCCTGCAGCGGATGGCGTACCTCAACGTTGGGATCTACCCCTTCACGTCGCTCTTCCTCATCATGTACTGCCTCCTCCCGGCGCTGTCGCTCTTCTCGGGGCAGTTCATCGTGGCGACGCTGGACCCGACGTTCCTCTCCTACCTGCTGCTCATCACCATCACCCTCATGCTGCTCTGCCTGCTGGAGGTGAAGTGGTCCGGGATCGGGCTGGAGGAGTGGTGGCGGAACGAGCAGTTCTGGGTGATCGGCGGCACGTCGGCGCACCTGGCGGCGGTGCTGCAGGGCCTGCTCAAGGTGGTGGCCGGGATCGAGATCTCCTTCACGCTCAcggccaaggcggcggcggaggacgacgacgaccccttCGCCGAGCTCTACCTCATCAAGTGGACGTCGCTCTTcatcccgccgctcgccgtcatcGGGATCAACATCAtcgcgctcgtcgtcggcgtgTCGCGGACGGTGTACGCGGAGATCCCGCAGTACAGCAagctgctcggcggcggcttcttcagcttctgGGTGCTCGCGCACTACTACCCGTTCGCCAAGGGCCTCAtgggccgccgcggccggacgCCCACCATCGTCTACGTCTGGGCCGGCCTCATCTCCATCACCGTCTCTCTCCTCTGGATCACCATTAGCCCCCCGGATGATAGCGTCGCGCAGGGCGGCATCGACGTGTGA